The following are encoded together in the Desulfococcus multivorans genome:
- a CDS encoding flavodoxin family protein, with protein MKTILGIIGSPRKLGNCEIMIKEISRNVTEPHDLQLLRLSDFDIQPCRGCYACLLQDDGCVIQDDFQTVVDAILAADALIVSAPTYFLGPNAGLKRFLDRGIALYRHSGQLWGKPAVGIGIAGIPGREGYTLLGIESFMKLILADIRACRLFYGALPGEVFMDASNRMGAKETADALFGEAIPKTGPHCPLCGGDTFRLLGENRVRCMLCSNSGTLRLSGETPVLDIQRSDHELFLTREDAVAHRDWLVGMKSRFKTHKDELKAISLDYRQGGTWIRPSAAAPENGQ; from the coding sequence ATGAAAACCATTCTCGGCATCATCGGATCGCCTCGAAAACTGGGCAATTGCGAAATCATGATCAAGGAAATCAGCCGGAACGTCACGGAGCCTCACGACCTCCAACTGCTCCGCCTGTCGGATTTCGACATTCAGCCGTGCAGGGGGTGCTACGCCTGCCTGCTCCAGGACGACGGCTGCGTCATTCAGGACGACTTTCAGACCGTCGTCGACGCAATCCTGGCCGCGGACGCCCTGATCGTTTCCGCACCCACCTATTTTCTCGGTCCCAATGCCGGACTCAAACGCTTTCTGGATCGGGGCATCGCCCTCTATCGCCACTCCGGGCAGTTGTGGGGAAAGCCGGCCGTGGGCATCGGCATTGCGGGAATTCCGGGACGGGAAGGATACACGCTGCTCGGGATCGAAAGTTTTATGAAGCTGATTTTGGCGGATATCCGGGCCTGCCGGCTTTTTTACGGGGCTCTGCCCGGAGAGGTTTTCATGGATGCGTCCAACCGCATGGGCGCTAAAGAGACGGCCGACGCCCTGTTTGGCGAGGCGATCCCGAAAACCGGCCCCCACTGCCCCCTGTGCGGCGGCGACACCTTTCGGCTTCTCGGAGAAAATCGCGTCCGCTGCATGCTCTGCAGCAACTCGGGGACGCTCCGCCTTTCAGGAGAAACCCCCGTCCTGGATATCCAGCGGAGTGATCACGAACTCTTCCTCACCCGGGAGGACGCCGTCGCCCACCGGGATTGGCTGGTGGGGATGAAATCTCGGTTCAAGACCCACAAAGACGAACTCAAAGCCATCAGCCTCGATTACCGCCAGGGGGGGACATGGATTCGCCCCTCCGCGGCCGCTCCAGAAAACGGTCAATAA
- a CDS encoding FAD:protein FMN transferase, with the protein MKLRYSLVLLTVLSTTLFSACEKSPEREVQIQGKTMGTAFHITMVTKDDTRRVEERINKRLVEINNSMSTYDPESEISRFNRMTEVGRPFPISADFLEVMTAAAQLYELTGGAWDGTVNPLVNLWGFGSRRVAPRVPDPEEIDALLPKLGFRHIEITKDGALIKHHRAVTIDLASIAKGYGVDQVAAVISDAGIRHFLVEIGGEIFARGRRADGKPWRIGINTPKPMSGATEVYKVVAISDRAFATSGDYRNFFEEGGRRYSHVLDPRTGRAVENGVASVTVIAPTCTFADGLATALMVMGPEKGLALVNQLPDVECLIIVEEAGDGLSEHPSRGFRAEP; encoded by the coding sequence ATGAAACTTCGGTACAGCCTTGTTTTATTGACGGTGCTCTCGACGACGCTGTTTTCCGCCTGCGAAAAATCCCCCGAAAGGGAGGTGCAGATCCAGGGAAAGACCATGGGTACCGCTTTCCACATCACGATGGTGACAAAAGACGACACCCGCAGGGTCGAAGAGAGAATCAACAAACGCCTGGTCGAGATCAACAACAGCATGTCGACCTACGATCCGGAGAGCGAGATCAGCCGCTTCAACCGGATGACCGAGGTTGGCCGCCCCTTTCCGATATCGGCGGATTTCCTGGAGGTCATGACCGCTGCCGCCCAGCTCTACGAACTCACCGGCGGTGCGTGGGACGGCACCGTCAACCCCCTGGTCAACCTCTGGGGCTTCGGCAGCCGAAGGGTTGCGCCCCGGGTTCCCGACCCCGAGGAAATCGATGCCCTTCTCCCGAAACTCGGGTTCCGCCACATTGAAATCACGAAAGACGGCGCACTGATCAAACATCACAGAGCGGTCACCATCGACCTGGCATCCATCGCCAAGGGATACGGCGTGGACCAGGTGGCGGCGGTGATCTCGGATGCGGGTATCAGGCATTTCCTGGTGGAAATCGGCGGAGAGATCTTTGCCCGGGGCCGACGCGCCGACGGCAAACCCTGGCGCATCGGCATCAACACCCCGAAACCCATGTCGGGAGCCACCGAGGTTTACAAGGTTGTGGCTATTTCCGACCGCGCCTTTGCCACCAGCGGGGACTACCGGAATTTTTTCGAAGAGGGCGGCCGACGCTACAGCCACGTCCTCGACCCCCGCACCGGCCGCGCCGTCGAGAACGGTGTGGCCAGCGTTACCGTCATCGCACCGACCTGCACCTTCGCCGACGGCCTGGCCACGGCCCTTATGGTCATGGGCCCTGAAAAAGGTCTGGCGCTGGTCAACCAACTGCCGGACGTGGAATGCCTGATCATCGTCGAAGAAGCCGGAGATGGCCTGTCGGAGCATCCCTCCAGAGGGTTTCGGGCCGAGCCGTGA
- a CDS encoding NERD domain-containing protein has protein sequence MAILSPRWKAITQSEYAWEQEAIQYIKDRLPDRDPYRAWANFEFIADDGSINEVDLLVLTPQGFFIVEIKSRPADRAIFC, from the coding sequence ATGGCAATCCTCAGCCCGCGGTGGAAAGCCATTACGCAGTCGGAATACGCATGGGAACAGGAGGCCATTCAATATATAAAGGATCGGCTCCCGGATCGGGATCCCTACCGCGCATGGGCCAATTTCGAGTTCATCGCTGATGACGGCTCCATCAACGAGGTAGATCTCCTGGTACTGACCCCCCAGGGGTTTTTCATCGTGGAGATTAAGAGCCGGCCTGCGGATCGGGCCATTTTCTGCTGA
- a CDS encoding electron transfer flavoprotein subunit beta/FixA family protein, which yields MEIIVLLKQVPATETSVNIAADGKRINPDGVKWVMNPYDEFAVEEALQLRQKHGGTVTILSMGTNKSVEAIRTGLAMGADKGILINDPAAADCDGLGTARILAAALKTMSYDVVIAGQRAMDDDNYLVGPAVAELLGIPHISMVIEETVENGMIRCRRTIEGGTVVLEAPLPVLFTTQRGLNEPRYASLPGIMKAKKKPVETKTLADLGMSGEDIAPMVEILGMRMPPERSGGRMIDGASAAEKAEKLVNLLHENARVI from the coding sequence GTGGAAATTATCGTATTGCTCAAGCAGGTACCGGCCACGGAGACGAGCGTCAACATTGCAGCGGATGGGAAACGCATCAACCCGGACGGCGTCAAGTGGGTCATGAACCCCTACGACGAGTTTGCCGTGGAGGAGGCCCTCCAGCTCAGGCAGAAACACGGGGGCACGGTGACGATTCTCTCCATGGGGACGAACAAGAGTGTGGAAGCTATTCGGACCGGCCTTGCCATGGGTGCCGACAAGGGCATCCTGATCAATGATCCGGCTGCGGCCGACTGCGACGGATTGGGGACCGCCCGCATTCTGGCGGCGGCCCTGAAGACGATGTCTTACGATGTTGTCATCGCGGGGCAGCGGGCCATGGACGACGACAACTACCTCGTCGGCCCCGCCGTGGCGGAGCTTCTGGGCATCCCCCACATCTCCATGGTCATCGAGGAGACGGTCGAAAACGGCATGATCCGCTGCCGGAGAACCATCGAAGGCGGAACGGTGGTTCTGGAGGCGCCCCTGCCGGTTCTCTTCACCACCCAGCGCGGACTGAACGAGCCCCGCTATGCCTCCCTCCCCGGCATCATGAAGGCCAAGAAGAAACCTGTAGAGACCAAAACCCTGGCCGATCTCGGTATGAGCGGCGAGGACATCGCGCCGATGGTCGAGATCCTCGGAATGAGAATGCCTCCGGAACGGAGCGGAGGCCGGATGATCGACGGCGCATCGGCCGCGGAAAAGGCCGAAAAACTGGTCAACCTGCTGCACGAAAACGCCAGGGTGATCTGA
- a CDS encoding electron transfer flavoprotein subunit alpha/FixB family protein, with product MAQGVLVITEQIEGAFRKVTYEALSEGKQTAAALKCGTAAVVLGHGITDIAEQLGTYGPDTVWVADDPALKEYTVDAYANVVSDLVRREDPAVILIGATTQGRELAARLSARLEAPLAMDCVALRVDEGNVTATRPMYGGKVLADLALKGNPCIIAVRPNAMAIRKSEGAGTVEKIDVNVGDAAIRFVEKQLEAEKTDLTEADIIVSGGRGMGGSDFSILEALAEVLGAAVGASRSAVDEGWRPHSDQVGQTGKVVSPNLYIACGISGAIQHLAGMSSSKVIVAINKDEDAPIFAKADYGIVGDLFEVVPAITEAVKKLKAQI from the coding sequence ATGGCACAAGGAGTACTGGTTATCACGGAACAGATCGAAGGCGCTTTCCGGAAGGTGACCTATGAAGCGTTGAGTGAAGGAAAGCAGACGGCGGCGGCCCTGAAGTGCGGCACGGCTGCGGTTGTACTGGGCCACGGCATCACCGACATCGCCGAACAACTGGGGACTTACGGCCCCGACACGGTATGGGTCGCCGATGACCCGGCCCTGAAGGAATATACAGTCGATGCCTACGCCAACGTGGTGTCGGACCTCGTTCGCAGAGAGGATCCCGCCGTGATCCTTATCGGCGCGACGACACAGGGTCGGGAACTGGCCGCACGGCTGTCGGCCCGCCTCGAAGCGCCCCTGGCCATGGACTGCGTCGCTCTTCGCGTCGACGAGGGCAATGTGACGGCCACCCGCCCCATGTACGGCGGAAAGGTCCTCGCGGATCTGGCTCTCAAAGGAAATCCCTGCATCATCGCGGTCCGGCCCAACGCCATGGCGATCCGGAAGTCCGAAGGCGCCGGAACCGTCGAAAAAATCGACGTCAATGTCGGCGACGCCGCCATCCGATTCGTCGAAAAACAGCTGGAGGCCGAAAAAACAGACCTCACCGAAGCCGACATCATCGTCTCGGGGGGTCGTGGTATGGGCGGCAGCGACTTCAGCATACTCGAAGCCCTGGCCGAGGTCCTGGGCGCCGCCGTTGGGGCTTCCCGGTCGGCCGTTGACGAGGGCTGGCGTCCCCATTCGGATCAGGTGGGTCAGACCGGCAAGGTCGTCTCCCCCAACCTCTATATCGCCTGTGGCATCTCCGGGGCCATCCAGCATCTGGCGGGCATGTCCTCATCCAAGGTGATCGTGGCGATCAACAAGGATGAGGATGCGCCCATCTTCGCCAAGGCGGACTACGGCATCGTCGGGGACCTCTTCGAGGTGGTTCCGGCGATCACGGAAGCCGTCAAGAAATTGAAAGCCCAGATATGA
- a CDS encoding SLC13 family permease: MEIWIVSAVLVVTFVLLVTEKISVDITAIGVIATLALSGILTPVEAVAGFANPAVITVAAMFLISKGMTRTGAVALLSDRVITAAGGSGGKAMLLMLLMTGVSSAFINNTPIVVLFIPVIMSMGCRFGLHPSKFLIPLSYVSILGGTCTLIGTSTNIIVSDLSARFGYGAFTMFELSKVGVPLALLGIGFLMVAGPRLLPGNTNPACELERADRKKYLTEIRIGQGSRLLGQHPPEFFREFYPSIDAIELIRRERAVQVTHTRLAIMEGDHILVKGNANDLVLLLQETGVAMPYPENPGDLGGIESKNITVEIIIPPQSDLIGQRLREIFLFNDPGIHVIAVERSGLHYTETKLRDIRLKIGDILLVSIPWRRLEEVRAHPDFIVVEDVYHKILHRNKARRAMLIFAGMVVLASTGILNIMVAALTAVVLMLLTQCLQIRESYRALQGDVLVLIAGTIALGAAMEKTGASRFYADLFLGLVSNFSPHMILGVFILLTSISTQLLSNNATAVLLLPIAVSTALKLGVDPKAFIVGVCFGASACFATPIGYQTNLLVYGPGGYRFADYMKLGIPLNLIIIVAATWMIPFFWPLQ; the protein is encoded by the coding sequence ATGGAGATTTGGATTGTCAGCGCCGTTCTTGTGGTCACCTTTGTCCTTCTGGTGACGGAAAAAATATCGGTCGACATCACTGCCATCGGCGTTATCGCCACTTTGGCGCTTTCGGGGATCCTGACGCCCGTCGAAGCCGTGGCGGGCTTCGCAAATCCGGCTGTCATCACCGTTGCAGCCATGTTTCTCATCAGCAAAGGGATGACCCGTACGGGCGCCGTCGCGCTTTTGAGCGACAGGGTCATCACAGCGGCGGGCGGCAGTGGGGGAAAGGCCATGTTGTTGATGCTCCTGATGACCGGGGTTTCTTCCGCGTTCATCAACAACACGCCCATCGTCGTTCTGTTTATCCCCGTCATCATGAGCATGGGGTGCCGGTTCGGCCTGCATCCGTCCAAGTTTCTCATTCCCCTGTCCTATGTTTCGATTCTGGGGGGCACCTGTACCCTCATCGGCACCTCGACCAATATCATCGTGAGTGATCTGAGCGCCCGATTCGGATATGGCGCCTTTACGATGTTCGAACTTTCCAAGGTCGGCGTACCGCTCGCTCTGCTGGGTATCGGGTTTTTGATGGTCGCAGGGCCGCGGTTGTTGCCGGGAAACACGAATCCGGCTTGCGAACTGGAGCGTGCCGACCGGAAAAAATACCTGACGGAGATCCGAATCGGCCAGGGCAGTCGCCTGCTCGGGCAGCATCCTCCGGAGTTTTTCCGGGAGTTTTATCCCAGCATCGATGCCATCGAATTGATCCGTCGGGAGCGCGCCGTTCAGGTAACGCACACCCGCCTCGCGATCATGGAGGGCGACCATATTCTGGTCAAGGGAAACGCCAACGACCTGGTCCTGCTGCTCCAGGAAACCGGCGTGGCCATGCCTTATCCCGAGAACCCGGGGGATCTGGGCGGAATCGAATCGAAAAACATCACGGTGGAGATCATCATTCCTCCCCAGTCGGACCTCATCGGGCAGCGGCTTCGGGAGATTTTTCTGTTCAATGATCCGGGGATTCACGTCATAGCCGTGGAAAGAAGCGGCCTGCATTATACCGAAACAAAGCTCCGCGATATCCGTCTCAAGATCGGAGATATTCTGCTGGTGAGCATCCCCTGGCGGCGCCTCGAGGAGGTGCGCGCCCACCCGGATTTCATTGTGGTGGAGGATGTTTATCACAAAATTCTGCACCGAAACAAGGCGAGGCGGGCCATGCTCATCTTTGCCGGAATGGTCGTTCTGGCATCGACGGGCATCCTCAACATCATGGTGGCGGCATTGACGGCCGTGGTTTTAATGCTCCTGACGCAATGCCTTCAGATTCGGGAATCCTATCGGGCACTTCAGGGAGACGTGCTGGTGCTTATCGCGGGCACCATCGCCCTGGGGGCCGCCATGGAGAAGACGGGAGCCAGCCGATTTTATGCCGACCTCTTTCTGGGCCTCGTCTCGAACTTTTCACCTCATATGATCCTGGGCGTATTCATTCTTCTGACCAGTATCAGCACCCAGCTTCTGAGCAACAACGCCACCGCCGTCCTCCTGCTTCCTATCGCCGTTTCAACCGCCCTCAAACTGGGGGTGGATCCAAAAGCCTTTATCGTGGGGGTATGCTTCGGGGCGAGCGCCTGTTTCGCGACGCCCATCGGATACCAGACCAACCTTCTGGTTTATGGACCGGGTGGCTATCGTTTTGCCGACTACATGAAACTCGGCATTCCGCTCAACCTCATCATCATCGTCGCCGCTACATGGATGATCCCCTTTTTCTGGCCGTTGCAGTGA
- the rimO gene encoding 30S ribosomal protein S12 methylthiotransferase RimO, with product MNLHLVSLGCARNLVDSEHMLGRLREAGWRIVEGPDDADVIIVNTCSFIESAADESIDTILELARYKTEGACRALIVTGCLPERYREAIGRELSEVDLFLGTGAFNQIVTAVESVIGNLEGERCILPDPDAIPVSNPDAPRVQTLPHSAYIKIAEGCSRSCTYCIIPRLRGRQKSRPAGEIVAEARRLVAAGTRELVLVAQDSTAYGHDLTGGMGLGGLLRRLSDIDDDIWIRVLYGHPESIDDDIIRTMAERPNICPYFDLPIQHASDRVLRRMGRRHTQADLFHLFERIREFAPQASLRTTVIVGFPGETDQDFKTLQSFVETVRFDHLGVFTYSDADDLPSHRLDAHVSRKTARKRHDRLMSRQRDISTEKNAAYLDRTLDVLIEESPEADLFLGRTAFQAPEVDGLVYVKGRELPLGRFAPVTIIDTLEYDLVGEAR from the coding sequence ATGAACCTTCACCTGGTCAGCCTCGGGTGCGCCAGGAACCTGGTGGACAGCGAGCACATGCTGGGACGGCTCCGGGAGGCCGGCTGGCGCATCGTCGAGGGTCCCGACGACGCCGACGTCATCATCGTCAACACCTGCAGCTTTATCGAATCGGCAGCGGATGAATCCATCGACACCATCCTCGAGCTGGCCCGTTACAAGACGGAGGGGGCCTGCCGCGCCCTCATCGTCACCGGCTGTCTTCCCGAGCGCTACCGGGAGGCCATCGGCCGGGAACTGTCCGAGGTCGATCTCTTCCTGGGCACCGGGGCCTTCAACCAGATCGTAACGGCTGTTGAAAGCGTCATAGGCAATCTGGAAGGGGAACGCTGCATCCTGCCGGATCCGGATGCCATCCCCGTCTCCAACCCCGACGCTCCCCGGGTGCAGACATTGCCCCACTCAGCCTACATCAAGATCGCGGAAGGGTGCAGCCGCTCCTGCACCTACTGCATCATCCCCAGGCTCAGGGGACGCCAGAAAAGCCGGCCGGCCGGCGAGATCGTCGCCGAAGCCCGCCGCCTCGTCGCGGCGGGCACCCGGGAACTCGTGCTGGTGGCCCAGGATTCCACGGCCTATGGCCACGATCTGACCGGAGGCATGGGTCTTGGCGGGTTGCTCCGCCGCCTTTCGGACATCGACGACGACATCTGGATCCGCGTCCTTTACGGCCACCCCGAAAGCATCGACGACGACATCATCCGCACCATGGCCGAACGGCCCAACATCTGCCCCTACTTCGACCTCCCGATCCAGCACGCCAGCGACCGGGTGCTCCGGAGAATGGGGCGGCGTCACACCCAGGCGGACCTTTTCCATCTCTTCGAACGCATCCGGGAGTTCGCCCCCCAAGCGTCGCTTCGCACCACCGTCATCGTGGGCTTTCCCGGGGAAACCGACCAGGATTTCAAGACGCTTCAATCTTTTGTGGAAACGGTCCGCTTCGACCACCTCGGCGTGTTCACCTATTCCGACGCCGACGACCTGCCATCCCACCGTTTGGATGCCCATGTCTCCCGAAAAACGGCCCGAAAGCGCCATGACCGGCTCATGTCGCGCCAGCGCGATATCTCGACTGAGAAAAACGCAGCCTATCTCGACCGCACCCTCGATGTCCTGATCGAGGAATCGCCGGAGGCGGATCTCTTTCTGGGCCGCACCGCTTTTCAAGCCCCAGAGGTGGACGGACTGGTCTATGTGAAGGGCCGGGAGCTTCCCCTCGGCCGCTTCGCCCCGGTGACCATCATCGACACCCTCGAATACGACCTGGTGGGAGAAGCCCGATGA
- a CDS encoding polyprenyl synthetase family protein has protein sequence MSNDLKQRIMSRVQEDVIAIEAALRKNLDAHLPIVSDVAGHILFSGGKRLRPLLMVLSARLCGYDGGREIFFSTIFEYLHTATLLHDDLVDGAGLRRGRAAAHSVWGNEVAVLVGDFLLARSLTIASETGMTDVIKVIAGITENMSQGEIHQLTRKKNLDLTEAEYLEIIRRKTAVLMEGACRVGALISGAAKDRASALGAYGYHLGIAFQMADDLLDYTADTAVLGKAVGADLREGKLTLPVIRALSAAGERDRETMARIITDENFSVDDFNTLVRLLVSLGGIEDTKAEAEFHVTAAKTALSIFADSSDRSTLEDIADYALSRKH, from the coding sequence ATGAGCAACGATTTGAAACAGCGGATCATGTCCCGCGTTCAGGAGGACGTAATCGCCATTGAAGCCGCGCTCCGGAAAAATCTGGACGCCCACCTCCCCATCGTATCCGACGTGGCCGGCCACATCCTCTTCAGCGGCGGAAAGCGGCTCCGACCACTGCTCATGGTCCTCTCCGCCAGGCTCTGCGGATACGACGGCGGCCGGGAAATCTTCTTCTCGACAATATTCGAATACCTCCATACGGCCACCCTGCTCCACGACGATCTCGTGGACGGCGCGGGCCTCCGCAGAGGCCGCGCGGCCGCCCACTCGGTCTGGGGAAACGAGGTGGCCGTTCTCGTCGGGGATTTCCTGCTGGCCCGATCCCTGACCATCGCCTCGGAAACCGGCATGACCGATGTCATCAAAGTCATCGCGGGCATCACCGAAAACATGTCCCAGGGAGAGATCCACCAGCTGACCCGGAAGAAAAACCTGGATCTGACGGAAGCCGAATACCTGGAGATCATCCGACGGAAGACCGCAGTGCTCATGGAGGGGGCCTGCCGGGTGGGGGCACTCATATCCGGTGCGGCCAAAGACCGCGCTTCGGCTCTGGGCGCCTACGGATACCATCTGGGCATCGCCTTCCAGATGGCGGACGATCTTCTGGACTACACCGCGGATACCGCTGTTCTGGGCAAGGCCGTCGGTGCAGACCTGCGGGAGGGCAAACTCACCCTTCCCGTCATTCGGGCGCTGTCGGCCGCGGGTGAACGGGACCGGGAGACAATGGCCCGGATCATCACAGACGAGAATTTCTCGGTCGACGATTTCAACACTCTGGTCCGCCTGCTGGTGTCCCTGGGCGGCATCGAAGACACGAAGGCGGAAGCCGAGTTCCATGTGACCGCGGCCAAAACGGCACTGTCAATCTTTGCGGATTCGTCCGATCGGAGCACGCTCGAGGACATCGCCGATTACGCCCTCAGCCGAAAGCATTGA
- a CDS encoding ADP-ribosylglycohydrolase family protein, producing MAANKADGKKAIGLIETALGLPVPFPRSYWVIPGRLLAGELPGAKDPREAENKLDRLLESGIRRIINLMQPDETDHSGEPFTPYEPILNDLASRRGSKPLCKRYPIQDLGVPSPDQMRHTLDCIDEALIQGDPVYVHCWGGVGRTGTLVGCFLIRHGLADAGNVLDIIRCLRQNEAMAHRTSPETSEQRNWVKSWRQYESNAPTRLGRYLGCMVGGGVGDALGAPVEFMQLPQIRRTYGEQGIRDYDKAYGGIGTITDDTQMTMFTAEGLLRAWTRGNLKGICNPPGLVHRSYLQWMITQNAATEFQTYDHDLGTLIHIPEMHSRRAPGNSCLSALSGREMGTIDRPVNNSKGCGGVMRVAPVGLIAGATAEAFRLGCEIAAITHGHPSGYLSAGALAAIINVIRDGGTLKDGVASGIEYLVGRPEALECVQAIVGALALAATSKPTPEAIESLGGGWVAEEALAISLFCACRAEEDFTVGVRMAVNHSGDTDSTGAITGNILGCMLGRHAIPAAFSNPLELRTVIERLAVDLFIKFRPDDQWWRLYPGY from the coding sequence ATGGCTGCAAATAAAGCAGATGGCAAGAAGGCCATTGGACTGATCGAAACGGCCTTGGGACTACCTGTCCCGTTCCCGCGTTCCTACTGGGTGATCCCTGGCCGGCTGCTTGCCGGGGAACTGCCGGGCGCGAAGGACCCCCGGGAGGCCGAAAATAAGCTGGACCGGCTCCTTGAGTCGGGTATTCGGCGCATCATAAACCTGATGCAGCCCGACGAAACCGACCACTCCGGAGAGCCGTTCACCCCTTACGAGCCGATTTTAAATGATCTTGCCAGCAGGAGGGGCTCAAAGCCACTGTGCAAACGATATCCCATCCAGGACCTTGGGGTTCCATCTCCGGACCAGATGCGTCATACCCTCGACTGTATCGATGAGGCATTGATCCAGGGAGACCCGGTGTATGTCCATTGCTGGGGCGGCGTGGGGCGCACGGGCACGCTCGTGGGCTGCTTTTTGATTCGCCATGGCCTGGCAGATGCCGGCAATGTTCTGGACATCATCCGATGCCTGCGGCAAAATGAGGCGATGGCCCACCGCACCTCGCCGGAAACATCGGAACAGCGAAACTGGGTCAAGTCGTGGCGGCAATATGAATCCAATGCGCCCACCAGGTTAGGCCGTTACCTTGGCTGTATGGTGGGAGGCGGTGTGGGCGATGCTCTCGGCGCGCCGGTGGAATTTATGCAGCTGCCTCAAATTCGAAGGACCTATGGCGAGCAGGGGATTCGTGATTACGACAAAGCCTATGGCGGGATCGGCACCATCACCGATGACACCCAAATGACGATGTTTACCGCAGAGGGGCTGTTAAGAGCCTGGACCCGAGGCAATCTGAAAGGGATATGCAATCCCCCCGGTCTGGTTCATCGTTCATATCTCCAATGGATGATCACCCAAAATGCGGCTACAGAATTTCAGACCTATGATCATGATTTGGGGACTCTCATTCATATTCCCGAGATGCATAGCCGACGCGCACCGGGAAACAGCTGCTTATCCGCCCTGTCCGGCCGCGAGATGGGCACCATCGACCGTCCGGTAAACAACAGCAAGGGCTGCGGCGGCGTAATGCGGGTGGCTCCGGTTGGACTGATTGCCGGCGCTACGGCGGAGGCATTCCGATTGGGATGCGAGATAGCGGCCATAACTCACGGCCATCCATCCGGTTATTTGTCCGCCGGGGCTTTGGCGGCCATCATCAACGTTATCCGGGATGGCGGCACCCTCAAAGATGGTGTGGCTTCAGGCATCGAATACCTGGTGGGGAGGCCCGAAGCCCTGGAGTGCGTCCAGGCCATTGTAGGCGCCTTGGCGCTTGCAGCGACCTCCAAACCGACACCGGAGGCCATTGAATCCCTCGGTGGGGGGTGGGTTGCTGAAGAAGCACTGGCAATCTCCCTATTTTGTGCATGCCGCGCTGAAGAGGATTTTACCGTCGGTGTTCGAATGGCCGTCAACCATAGCGGTGACACCGACAGCACCGGCGCAATAACCGGCAATATTTTGGGATGTATGTTGGGGCGGCATGCCATTCCAGCTGCATTCAGCAATCCCCTGGAGCTGAGGACGGTTATCGAAAGGCTGGCGGTAGACCTTTTTATCAAATTTCGGCCTGATGACCAGTGGTGGCGGCTTTATCCGGGGTACTAA
- a CDS encoding nucleotidyltransferase family protein — MQPKKIDPVEELRSKAVFLLKPYARKISVFGSFARGEGSEAGDIDLLVELKPPSQRPALGLKWFRLEYELGRLMGKKSI, encoded by the coding sequence ATGCAACCCAAAAAAATAGACCCTGTGGAGGAGTTGAGATCCAAGGCCGTTTTCTTGCTGAAACCCTATGCCAGAAAAATATCCGTATTCGGGTCTTTTGCCAGGGGTGAAGGCAGCGAGGCCGGTGATATCGATCTGCTGGTGGAACTCAAGCCGCCCTCCCAGCGACCCGCACTAGGGCTGAAATGGTTCAGGCTGGAATACGAGCTCGGCCGCCTGATGGGGAAAAAATCGATCTGA